In a genomic window of Caloenas nicobarica isolate bCalNic1 chromosome 1, bCalNic1.hap1, whole genome shotgun sequence:
- the USF3 gene encoding basic helix-loop-helix domain-containing protein USF3 isoform X2 produces the protein MPEMTENETPTKKQHRKKNRETHNAVERHRKKKINAGINRIGELIPCSPALKQSKNMILDQAFKYITEMKRQNDELLLNGGNNEQAEEIKKLRKQLDELQKENGRYIELLKANDICLYDDPTIHWKGNLKNSKVSVVIPGDQVQKNIIVYSNGSQPNGNNQGASVQGITFNVGHNLQKQTANVVPVQRTCNLVTPVTISGVYPAENKPWSQTTVPPLASTQAVPAGNVLELSTPENERGVLAAATASSQSASRSGTEQELQCSSSNAPQNDQNVPKSKNDEEGTKLTKKTLLQGISLPSSASTEASQVQQVNATSSNTHNSRTDLQESCVISTTDTACVPSVRLSTADSFSSVNVLKSTDLVSSAGMPVTSAAEGVKAATAISTLPASPLENCWSFSGSSGVGTSDLKNMSSLTRMPSAGNTQTTWTTLQLAGNTVQPLSQAPSSIMTALLNEPVNGAGTVSSAHSRPLTTSISLNSSLPGDGQAAEQIVVTLPSCPPLPMQPLISQPQVKTQAVGNILPLNSAMQVIQMAQPVVSAVTGAPANQNVIILQPPNPVPCPPIVRAEVPSQNVSQQIVIIQAANQNPLPLLSAPPSASVRVPVNGPTAIANSSSSIQNASLPQTFGGKHLVHILPRPSSLPSSSSTQTFSVTMSNQQHPQTISLNGQLFALQPVMSSSGASNQAPLQIIQPTTSEDPNTNVALNTFGALANLNQSISQMAGQSCLHLSLSHPANPTTVSNQIATVNCVSLPTSVASSVPTEASVLTSASNSISASPKKAAAGLPSSAKSKRTNKKPSTKKHQAVNSKVSCPAVPCKDAGKVDCASVEMVAKPSNSEGLLENAPAVSQALATSQANGVAASSGISLSDCRSKESMSSEQAAKTCSEPESSSAEAPASSPLPFVVSEQLALTPPTAKDAAPHQQALGSQNHLPTSSASSESPKPCEPLSTLTSSRTEAHVTHSQVAGTSAAQSSTAGHTSKAGTISESCNVAQDSSVVMQDVDLLEGQGLTKMLSDLTKERTAAEKTSSFAVQGEHSDFSMANSKSAESNVGLPEKQELLLMNTEGDTLSQHHSCISDQEVVGASLITSRQADSPMSTSSGSSRGFSVASMLPDTTREDVTSSTSTSTCNSCTFSEQTDIVALAARAIFDQESLEKGGGGGIQVNVRDAISKSTQVAPLEREQQPFKPQPVKENAGPLEAAPNKFSAQDTVQANVDRQVEKPSCSVGGVETSNTSLQISTSQSPSITSLSVNNLIHQSRIVHPLVSCSSLSQSSEPASVPATIGLSIPSSTYVNQSPGPAMMSEYAQEQLNAIRASTMQAPQLQESHLKQQTHEGRKDSAKRAVQDDLLLSTAKRQKQCQTTPIRLEGMALMNRTPESVADQTQMLVSQIPPNSSNSVASVSNQGHTDGLNRLFPSNSNFVTPALRQTEVQCASQPSISEQQGQAGQHLQPIQHVPAQGISHLHSSHPYLKQQQAGQLRERHHLYQLQHHVTHGENSVHSQPHGVHQQRTIQQEVQMQKKRNLIQGTQATQLSLQQKHHGSDQTRQKGGQPHPHHQQMQQQMQQHFGASQPEKNCENPATSRNHHNHPQSHINQDIMHQQQQDVSSRQQGSASEHVSGHNQMQRLMTSRGLEQQMVSQASIVTRPSDMTCTPHRQERNRVSSYSAEALIGKTPSNSEQRIGVSLQGPRVSDQLEMRSYLDVSRNKGLAIHNMQGRLSVDHTVGSDVQRLSDCQTFKPSGPNQQPTGNFDVQASRNSEIGNSVSSLRGMQSQAFRIGQNTGPSIERQKRLPYQPVQGIPPGNTLPSRENENTCHQSFMQSLLAPHLGDQVSGSQRSISEHQRNTQCGASSTIEYNCPPARESVHIRRDGDGQSRESCDMSIGAINTRNSSLTIPFSSSSSSGDIQGRNTSPNISVQKSNPMRMTDSHGTKSHMNTPVSSNMHGVVRPTHPHPAVSHGNGEQGQPSVRQPNSSVTQRSRHPLQDSAGSKIRQPERNRSGNQRHGNVFDPSLPHLPLSTSGSMILGRQQSAIEKRGSIVRFMSDGPQVSNDNAAPDQHTLSQNFGFPFIPEGGMNPPINANTSFIPPVTQPSATRTPALIPVDPQNTLPSFYPPYSPAHPTLSNDISIPYFPNQMFPNPSTEKPSSGSLNNRFGSILSPPRPVGFAQPSFPLLPDMPPMHMTNTSHLSNFNLTSLFPEIATALPPDGSAMSPLLSIANTSASDSSKQSSNRPAHNISHILGHDCSSAV, from the exons gaagaaaaaccGGGAGACACATAATGCAG tggAGAGACATCGAAAGAAGAAGATTAATGCTGGGATAAACAGAATTGGAGAACTCATTCCCTGCTCTCCAGCACTGAAGCAG agCAAGAACATGATCCTGGATCAGGCGTTTAAGTAtataacagaaatgaaaagacagaATGATGAACTTCTGTTAAATGGAGGGAACAATGAGCAGG ctgaagagattaaaaaactCCGGAAACAGCTGGATgaactgcaaaaggaaaatgggaGATACATTGAACTACTGAAAGCAAATGATATTTGCCTGTATGATGACCCTACAATCCACTGGAAGGGAAATCTCAAAAATTCAAAGGTCTCAGTTGTTATTCCTGGTGATCAGGTTCAAAAGAACATCATTGTCTATTCAAATGGGAGTCAACCCAATGGAAATAACCAGGGAGCATCTGTCCAGGGAATAACATTTAATGTTGGTCATaatttacaaaaacaaacagccaaTGTTGTGCCAGTCCAGAGAACTTGCAACCTAGTGACTCCCGTGACGATTTCTGGTGTTTACCCTGCAGAAAACAAGCCCTGGTCACAAACTACTGTTCCGCCACTGGCCTCCACGCAGGCAGTTCCAGCAGGAAATGTTCTTGAGCTTTCCACCCCGGAGAATGAGCGAGGTGTGCTTGCCGCTGCTACTGCCAGCTCACAGAGTGCGTCTCGATCTGGAACAGAACAGGaactgcagtgctcctcaagtAATGCACCACAGAATGATCAAAATGTCCCCAAAAGTAAGAATGATGAGGAGGGCACTaaattaacaaagaaaacactCCTGCAGGGAatcagccttccttccagtgcCTCCACAGAAGCCTCCCAAGTTCAACAGGTGAATGCAACTTCCTCAAATACACACAATTCTAGGACTGACCTTCAGGAAAGCTGTGTCATTTCAACCACAGATACAGCTTGTGTGCCATCTGTGAGACTGTCTACTGCAGAtagtttttcctctgtaaatgTCCTCAAAAGTACAGACTTAGTCAGTAGTGCTGGAATGCCTGTGacttctgcagcagaaggagTTAAGGCTGCAACAGCAATAAGCACTCTGCCTGCCAGTCCCCTAGAGAACTGCTGGTCTTTTTCAGGCTCTTCAGGTGTTGGCACTTCAGACTTGAAAAACATGAGTAGCCTTACACGGATGCCTTCAGCTGGAAACACACAGACCACATGGACAACTTTGCAGCTAGCGGGAAATACTGTTCAGCCACTAAGCCAAGCGCCCTCCAGTATAATGACTGCACTATTAAACGAGCCAGTTAATGGTGCTGGTACTGTATCTTCTGCTCATAGCAGGCCTTTGACCACAAGTATCAGTTTGAATTCTTCTCTGCCTGGGGATGGTCAGGCAGCTGAACAGATTGTAGTTACCTTGCCCTCGTGCCCACCCTTACCTATGCAGCCATTAATCAGCCAGCCACAGGTTAAAACTCAGGCTGTAGGAAATATCCTTCCATTAAATTCAGCTATGCAGGTGATTCAGATGGCTCAGCCAGTCGTGTCAGCTGTTACAGGAGCGCCAGCAAACCAGAATGTCATCATTCTCCAGCCTCCAAACCCTGTGCCGTGCCCTCCAATTGTGAGAGCAGAAGTTCCCAGCCAAAACGTTAGCCAGCAAATTGTAATTATACAAGCTGCTAACCAGAatcctcttcccctcctctctgctccGCCTTCTGCTTCTGTAAGAGTCCCTGTGAATGGGCCGACTGCAATTGCGAACTCTAGCAGCTCCATACAAAATGCCTCTCTTCCACAGACCTTTGGAGGGAAACACCTTGTCCATATATTACCAAGACCATCCTCTTTGCCATCTTCTAGCTCCACGCAAACATTTTCAGTTACAATGTCAAATCAACAGCATCCTCAAACTATCTCATTAAACGGGCAGCTTTTTGCATTGCAGCCTGTGATGTCTTCATCTGGAGCTTCAAATCAAGCCCCTCTGCAAATCATTCAGCCTACCACCAGCGAGGATCCAAATACCAATGTTGCCCTCAATACATTTGGTGCTTTAGCTAACCTCAATCAAAGCATATCACAAATGGCTGGACAGAGCTGCTTACATTTGTCTCTCAGCCACCCTGCCAATCCCACAACTGTCAGTAACCAGATTGCCACAGTTAACTGTGTGTCATTACCCACTTCTGTGGCATCTTCAGTACCCACAGAGGCTTCAGTACTAACTAGTGCATCTAATTCAATAAGTGcttcccccaaaaaagcagctgctggcttGCCATCCAGTGCAAAATCAAAAAggacaaacaaaaagccaagtACAAAGAAACACCAAGCAGTCAACAGTAAAGTGTCCTGTCCAGCCGTTCCTTGCAAAGATGCAGGGAAGGTGGACTGTGCTTCTGTGGAAATGGTGGCAAAGCCATCAAACAGCGAGGGGCTGCTTGAAAACGCTCCAGCAGTTTCACAAGCTTTAGCAACATCTCAGGCGAATGGTGTAGCAGCATCGAGTGGCATCAGCCTTTCTGACTGTCGTTCCAAAGAGAGTATGAGCTCTGAACAGGCAGCCAAAACCTGCTCTGAACCCGAGTCAAGCTCAGCAGAGGCGCCTGCTTCCTCGCCACTGCCATTCGTGGTGTCAGAGCAGCTGGCCCTTACCCCGCCGACTGCCAAAGATGCTGCTCCTCACCAGCAGGCCCTTGGGTCTCAAAACCATCTGCCAACCAGCTCTGCCTCATCGGAGTCACCCAAACCCTGTGAACCCCTCAGCACCTTAACATCCTCTCGTACCGAAGCACATGTGACACACTCTCAGGTTGCTGGGAcatcagcagcacagagcagcacagcgGGTCATACTTCCAAGGCAGGAACGATTTCAGAGTCCTGCAATGTTGCGCAGGATTCCTCAGTGGTAATGCAAGATGTGGACTTATTAGAAGGACAGGGTCTAACCAAAATGCTGTCCGATCTCACGAAAGaaagaacagctgcagaaaaaaccTCTTCATTTGCTGTTCAGGGGGAGCATTCTGATTTTTCCATGGCAAACTCTAAATCAGCAGAATCAAACGTTGGTTTGCCTGAGAAGCAGGAACTCTTGCTAATGAACACGGAAGGTGACACGCTCTCCCAGCATCACTCCTGCATTTCTGATCAGGAAGTAGTGGGTGCTTCCCTTATCACTAGCAGGCAGGCAGACTCCCCAATGTCAACTAGCTCTGGCAGCAGTCGAGGCTTCTCAGTTGCGTCTATGTTGCCAGATACCACCAGAGAAGATGTTACTAGCAGCACTTCAACCAGTACATGTAACAGCTGCACATTTTCAGAACAGACTGACATTGTAGCTCTTGCAGCAAGAGCAATTTTTGACCAGGAAAGCCTAGAGAAAGGTGGAGGGGGGGGAATACAGGTTAACGTGAGGGATGCTATCTCGAAGTCAACACAGGTTGCACCTTTGGAGAGAGAGCAACAGCCTTTTAAGCCTCAACCAGTGAAAGAAAACGCAGGGCCGTTGGAAGCAGCACCAAACAAATTCAGTGCTCAGGATACAGTACAAGCAAATGTTGATAGACAGGTTGAAAAGCCAAGCTGCTCTGTAGGAGGTGTGGAAACATCAAACACTTCTTTGCAGATTTCCACTTCCCAGTCGCCAAGCATAACCAGTTTAAGTGTAAATAATCTGATACACCAGAGTCGAATTGTCCATCCCCTTGTGAGTTGCTCGAGTTTATCCCAGTCTTCAGAGCCAGCAAGTGTCCCTGCAACCATTGGCCTCTCTATTCCCTCTAGCACATACGTCAATCAGTCTCCAGGACCTGCTATGATGAGTGAATATGCTCAGGAACAACTTAATGCTATTAGGGCAAGCACCATGCaggctccccagctgcaggaatCACACTTAAAGCAGCAAACTCATGAAGGTCGCAAGGACTCTGCCAAGCGGGCTGTTCAAGATGACCTTCTGCTTTCTACGGCAAAGAGGCAAAAGCAGTGCCAGACAACGCCCATAAGGCTGGAAGGGATGGCATTGATGAACCGAACACCAGAGAGTGTTGCTGATCAAACACAGATGCTAGTCAGTCAGATTCCTCCTAATTCATCCAATTCCGTGGCATCAGTGAGCAATCAAGGGCACACCGATGGCCTTAACAGATTATTCCCATCTAACAGCAACTTTGTAACACCAGCTTTGAGACAAACTGAAGTTCAATGTGCTTCTCAGCCATCAATTTCAGAGCAGcaaggccaggcagggcagcacTTGCAGCCAATTCAACATGTTCCTGCTCAAGGCATATCTCACCTTCACAGCAGTCATCCATACTTAAAGCAACAGCAGGCTGGCCAGTTAAGAGAAAGGCACCACTTGTATCAGCTGCAGCACCATGTCACTCATGGGGAAAACTCGGTCCACTCTCAACCCCACGGTGTCCACCAACAGCGAACAATACAGCAGGAGGTGCAGATGCAGAAGAAACGCAATCTCATCCAGGGAACACAAGCCACACAACTTTCTCTACAGCAAAAACACCACGGAAGTGATCAAACACGGCAAAAAGGCGGTCAGCCTCATCCTCACCACcagcaaatgcagcagcagatgcagcagCACTTTGGAGCTTCCCAGCCTGAAAAGAACTGTGAAAATCCTGCAACAAGCAGAAACCATCATAACCACCCTCAGAGCCATATAAATCAGGATATTATGCATCAACAGCAGCAAGATGTTAGCAGCAGACAGCAAGGCTCAGCTTCTGAACATGTGTCAGGGCACAATCAGATGCAGAGACTTATGACCTCAAGGGGCTTAGAGCAGCAAATGGTGTCACAGGCAAGTATCGTAACCAGACCATCAGATATGACATGCACCCCTCATAGGCAGGAAAGAAATAGAGTTTCCAGCTACTCTGCAGAGGCGCTCATTGGGAAGACGCCCTCTAATTCAGAACAGAGGATAGGAGTATCTCTTCAAGGCCCTAGGGTTTCTGACCAGCTTGAAATGAGAAGCTACCTTGATGTTTCTAGAAATAAAGGGTTGGCGATTCATAATATGCAGGGACGCTTATCTGTCGACCATACAGTTGGATCAGATGTGCAGCGGCTTTCTGATTGTCAGACATTTAAGCCATCTGGACCCAATCAACAACCGACAGGCAATTTCGATGTACAGGCTTCAAGAAACAGTGAAATCGGTAATTCCGTGTCATCCCTCAGGGGCATGCAGTCACAAGCGTTTCGAATTGGTCAAAATACTGGGCCATCCATAGAGAGACAGAAGAGATTGCCCTACCAGCCGGTACAGGGTATTCCACCAGGAAATACCCTGCCATCAAGGGAGAATGAAAACACATGCCACCAAAGCTTTATGCAGAGTTTACTTGCCCCTCATCTTGGAGATCAAGTTAGTGGAAGCCAAAGATCAATCTCAGAACATCAAAGGAACACACAATGCGGCGCTTCCTCCACAATTGAGTACAACTGTCCCCCAGCACGGGAGAGTGTCCACATCCGAAGAGATGGTGATGGCCAGAGTAGGGAGAGCTGTGACATGTCTATTGGTGCAATTAACACAAGGAACAGTTCTTTGACTATTCCTTTTTCGAGTTCTTCTTCCTCGGGAGATATTCAGGGTCGCAATACAAGCCCTAACATCTCTGTGCAGAAGTCCAATCCCATGAGGATGACAGACAGTCATGGAACTAAGAGCCACATGAATACGCCCGTTTCTAGCAACATGCATGGAGTTGTGAGGCCAACTCACCCTCACCCTGCTGTTTCTCACGGAAATGGCGAGCAAGGGCAACCGTCTGTTCGTCAGCCAAATTCTTCAGTTACTCAGCGGTCGAGGCATCCTCTGCAAGATAGTGCAGGTTCTAAAATACGTCAGCCCGAAAGGAATCGATCTGGAAATCAAAGACATGGGAACGTCTTTGACCCTAGTCTTCCCCATCTTCCCCTGTCTACCAGTGGCAGTATGATTCTTGGGCGCCAGCAGTCTGCAATAGAAAAAAGAGGAAGCATTGTCCGATTTATGTCTGATGGCCCTCAAGTGTCTAATGATAACGCAGCCCCTGACCAACATACTCTCTCTCAGAATTTTGGATTCCCTTTTATTCCAGAGGGTGGCATGAATCCACCGATAAAT